The genomic window ACCTTCCGCTTAGCATCAATCCTCAATTCAGGAACCCCGGagatttgttcattaatttatgCACACAATTATTCATTCAGTCAAGAAAATTTATTGCTCCTTTGTCAGATTTTAGGCACTGTTCTTCAGTATGTTTGACAGATTTGTTTAGGGAATATAGTAGTGAACAACACAGATGAATATCCCCTCTCTCTagtgcggggggggggaggtaaaaataaagaagcaaatataTGAACTTAAGTacaaacatataaataagaattaaataaatggataaaataactAGCAGGTCAGGTAAGTGCTAAAGGGAACTacaaagcagggaagggagatgaACATTGTTGGTTGATGGGAAGAGGTTGCAATCTGCAACTAAGTGATCAACAAAGGCTTTATgggaaagataaaaatttttttaaagctctttgggttcttttttttttaagtcattttatttatttgaaagagagtgcatgcaacagtgggggaggaagagggacaagaaGACCACCGAGCAGGAGCTtgactcggggctggatctcacaaccatgaAATCATGgcccaagctgaaaccaaaagtcagatgcctaacgaactgagccacccagttgcccctgggGAAGATGAAATGTGAGAAAGTATATAAAGTGAATGTGGGAGACACCAATGTACATAATTGGGGACTGAATGTTACAAGCAAAGGCAACAGTAAGATGGAAAGCAGAAGCAACACTGTACCTGAAATAgtcaaggaacagaaagaatgTCAGTGTGTGCAGGACAGAGTGAGCcaaatggagaagagaggaagaactgAAAAAGGAAGTTGGAGAACTAGACTGCTAAGGCTGTAGAGGAATTTTGAGGATCTCGTTTTTGTCTTGAGGGAGCAGCTAAAGTGAATTAAATGGTATGATCTGAACTATGTTTTAATGGAGGCTCTCTGCATGCGACCTTAGAGTGGAAGGAGAGTAAGGAAAAGATAAGGAAGACCAAAGATTGGTTTAAAGAAGTGAATTATTGGAgcatctgagtggctcattcggttaagtgtctgactttggctcagaacCTGATTCAAGgatcctcggatcgagccccgcattgggctccgtgctcagcggggagtcagcgtcactctctccctctgcgtttcccctgcttgtgtgttttctcactctctcaaataaataaaaaaaatattaaaagaaaaagaagtgaattaCTCAAAGAGATGTACCTTCTACTCAGTGAAGAGGTAGAGCAGGGATTAGTGAATAACGGTCCACAGGTCAAATCGGGTTCTCAGCCTGTTTTTGTATGATCTATGAGATAATAATGGTTCTTATATTTTGAAAGGCTGCTGAAGAAGGATAAGAAGAGGCTACAAAAACTGtacatggcccacaaagcctaaaatatttaaaacttgaaaaaagtttTCCAGTACCTGACACAAAGCTGGCTGGTGGTAGGTCCCAGACAAAACGGGAAGGAGGAATACATGAGTAAATTACTTGctgaaaatattataaacttaTACAGCTGTCAAGGAACATTTGTGTTTTTACCCCTAACCttcaaaaacaatttaatttccATTGATctaatgaaaaatacactgttttttaaaacagtaaaccAGAAGGCATTTTCTCACATAAGCAATGTCATAACTTTCAAAgtgaaatagcaaaaaataaaaaataaaaaacatttttataaactttaaactttacaaagaattttcatgttcatgatctcatttaatcctcaaatcaACTCCATGAGACAGGTATTACTTTCCCATCAGAAATTACTGCATCCTAAATCTTTAGTGATTTCTCAAGAAAAGTTGAAATCTTGAATGTTACATCTGTGAACGGTCAGgttcggttttgtttttttttttcctatgggaaTACTGGATGCTAAAATCAACAGGTATTTTCAGTTCTAGATGGCCGACTAGAAAAACGTATTTACTTTCTGTTCCCTTTGAAATCATCTTTAATCAAAGTGTAGAAATACCAAAATGAATACCAATCAAAGCCAAGAGATTGTGGAAGTCATCAACCACAGAAAGATcttgatacatttctagaaggCAAAAAGTGAAATGTAGGAGTGATGAATAGAATGATCAAGAAAAGACCACCCTGAGAAGGGGCTGCACAAAGCCAGTTTACTTCTGCTGAGCCTTGATTATagtaaagagaagagagaagaggagctgAAAACGAGGAGACAAAAGTTCTTTTAGGGAATAAAAGTTCATTTAATGAGCTCCATGGATCATTCGGTCTGCCCTCCATATTACTCTGTATGAATTACAACAGATTGCTGGCGAGCAAGACAAGGCCACGGGGAATGAGTGGTCAACCACAGGTTGTTAGCTATAGTTCACCGTCACTACTACAAATTCCATCCAAGGCTGCCCACCCATGGCTTCATTTGCCATAACTGGAGATGACCGCTTTATAAATTGTCAAATGAGAAGTAATCTTCCTGGCATCTATAAATTGCtgttactattaaaatatttttattaatgattaatcatttaaaaacattacctTGACAAATTCTGTCTCCACATGTTTGCTTCTGCCAAGCCGTATTATCTCAGAATGACCACTTGCCATCTAAATTATTTTGCCTTACAAGGACAAGTAAGAGAATGGTCGATATTTCAAAAAAGCACCTTGTCCCTATTCCCatttgacaagaaaaataaagaggtagaTTTTTCTGGGATATCcttgtccaaatttccttttattgtccTGAAGTCCTAATACTCATCATATGTTTAATTCTtccttcttggggaaaaaaaaaaaagaagaatatgactGTAATTTATGGTTTTCAAATATGTCTGACGTGACCACCTTTTTCAGAGTTTCtataagaaatctttgcccaAAATTTGTACAAACTTGCTATTTttgttcaaacaaacaaaaatcaagaaattgtTCCTTACTGAACTCTTCTCAAATGATATCAAGGAATTATGGATAAATGTCATAGCTGTAGATCATTTCTGCTCCTAGAGAGGTTAGAAAGGGCTTataatatttctcctttttttcaaaCAGAATGTGGGTCTCAGTGAGACCTTCTGTGTCCTGCCAACCTCAAAGTTTGATGGGGATGGAAGTCCAAATTTGCTCTAACATACTGTAAAAGGAATCTCACCAACAGAGCTCTAAAACTAATTTTGTAACAAATGAATCAAGTccaatgctattttaaatataacaaataaatatatgtaaaactttataatgtgtatatatttttttactgatCGTATGATTCTTGGTTCTGAAACGTCTGCATGTCATGTTCCTAAAGTCCTACATCAGCCCCATGAGAGAGAAAACACTTCAGTAAAGTAAgccaaaggggcgcctgggtggctcaggcaggtcataatcccagggtcctgggatcgagccccacatcgggtgccctgctcagcgcgaggccgcttctccctctgccttccgttccccctgcttgtgctctctctctaacaagtaaataaataaagtcttccccccccccaaaaaaaaaacaaacagcaacgaAGTAAGCCAAAGAAACAAGATTCAAACCAGGTAAAGCCACCCACGTGCAGGACagggtttttaaaatctttatcatgCTGAAGCTTCTGGCTCCTAGACCATCATATGTGTCACCCTTGCCCAACAGCCAAGAGTCTGTCTCCTCTCTCGGGCATAAGAATTTCTAGAATCACATTTAGGTGCCAACAGTGTGAGGTGAAGGGTGAACCTGGCTGGCATTCTCACAGTGACCAAATTATGTCGATCTTCCTTTAATCCATTACATTGCTCCACTATTAACTTGCAATGAATGACGTATTTGCTTTCTAGACATGAATGAAATGCCTTACTAGACATATTCCTAGAAGGCCAGAGAAACCAGCTCCTAATCCATATGGAATAATCCACTGGTGCATTCCTTTCAGGTAGATCACAATTTAtctatatacttatatatttacctAAAATCTTCACATATAATCTTACATATCTGGATCCTTCAAAGCAGCCCAAAGACCAAAGCGGGGCTGCAAGGCTGAATTACGACTGTAGCATAGTGCTATGCTGACAACTGGTGGCCCATGACTTCCGTCTTCTGGGATCAGAAGCCAGTGTGCTCCCTGATCGATTTGAACAAAAGAAGACTTCATATTGGGCAGCGCCTGTGCTCATTATACGTacagcactgtgctaagtaccccaagaactatgaaaaataaaacttaaaaaaaaaatggtaacacaCACTCCTGAGTAAGAGCTCTGGGATCACTCGGGCTCGGTTCGAATCCCGGCTAAGGAATTACCGTCTTTGTGAGCCCAGAAGCGGTCTACATGATACATGCAGTTTTGCCAAattcctaaaaaagaaagaacgaacttGCCTGCCACAAAGGGAGGTCACGGGATGCAGCATCTAGTCGGGTCAGGGTTCGGAGTCGGCTCTGAAACCTCCGCCGCCCGGCAGGTGCCTCTGGTGGCCTGGCTCCCAGGCCTCACGGGGAAGCAGGGCAGTTCCCTCAGGCATAGGACCATCCCCTCGCAGCGCTGGGAGGCTCCCATGCTTGGCTTGTTTGGCTTGCTCGAGGGAAGGGCTGGCGACACACACCCAGGGGCTGAAGGGCCCGGTGGGAGGGGGGGCACCGCAGTCCCACACCGTCCCACACAGTCCCACGCAGTACGCGCCGTGGTGCCCATGTCGGTGCTACCAACTCCCAATGGCAGCAGGAAGTCTCAAGGCTGGAGGCTAGTGGGCGGGGCTCCGGGGCCTCGCCCTTTGCCCTCTGACATGTTCACTTCCCGCGCTGGGCATGCGCCGCCCTTCTCTGTAAATTCTTCAGGGACCGCGTCACAAGCACCAGGCTGTGTTGCCCAGTGCTTGCTTGACCTCGAGAGGAGTAACAAGCTCCGGAGGCTCTCTCCGGGTTTTACACTCCAATCTCGCGATCGTTCAGCGCACAACTTGCACATGGGCAACTTGCTATGTAAGTTTCGTCCCCCGCCCAGGCGCCGTCTCCTGCCAGGCCTTTTTCGCCCGCGGGCCACTCATGCCTGCGCCGTTGCCCATCCTGGCCGGGACCACCCTGCTGTTCCTGCACTTGCCCCCTGCCCTGGGTGCGGGCCATGCCAGCGGCATCGTGCGGCTTTAACAGCGAGCTTTCACGTGGAGCCAAAGAGGCGGTATCCGATCCCTCAGGCCGTGTGTTCCCCTCTGGGCCTCCTCCCCTTAGTGAACTGGAGGGACCCTCCGAAAACACCTGTGCTGTCCGTCCATAATTCCAGGATGTTCAGACCCTCGAGAACTGTGAGGATCCCTCCTCCAGGGCGCAAATGGACTGTCCTGCGTTCGCTACCTGAGCCCGTAGTCGAGGCTGTGAAGCCGGTACCATCCAATCACCAACCCCCTCCGAGCTCAAAGGGGATGGAGGAGAAGGTCCAAGCAGTGCCCAGAGAAGGGATGGAGGATTCTGTAGAGAGCAGCGGACAGGATGATGGGAACAGGGCCCCCCAGGATACACCGTTGACATCCAGGCCCCTGGAAACCGGTGGAGTGCTCAGTTCCCACCAGTGCAGCCCTGCACCTGTGGAGCAGTCTCCCAATCCCCCGGGAGACAGCTTGGGGGAGAACGCTCAGATATCTCTGGTGAGCTCCCCCTCTGAGGGCCCTGTTGTCACCTCCTCACATGGCCCTGCTGGCGATGTTGTTCCTCTTCCGAAGCCAGATACAGATGCGGTAAGGCTCTCCGACCCAAGCCCAAGCTGCCCCTTGCTGCAGGAGAGATTAACAAAGGAAGTGGGGGCTGAAAACCATGGGCCTATCCAGAGCATACCACACTTaccagggaaggagacagagggcGATAAGCCTTCAGGCATCTCCTCCAAGTACTCTTTTCCACCAGTATCTGCCACCAGTAGGCCCTGCAAAAGGAAAATATCCATGCCGCTTTTTGTGCCTCTGCCATCACCATTACCACTGCAGTGGGGTAGAGGCGAGTTGCCCCCACCTCCTAAGCTTCCTTGCATAGTTATTGACAAAAACCTGGGCACCCTGAAGAAGACCAAGGGTCAGAGGAATAAGATCTTGGAGGATGGAACAGAGACCCTGGCAGACTGCTGGGCCACTCAAcctgccccttcctcttccccacttGCCTCGGAGACTGCAGACTCCCTGCCCCCGGCCACTCACGCTTTCCAAGTCCCCGTTCCTACTACTGACTTGGCTGACCTATCTGCCAGGCCCCCAATCCCATCTGTCCCTCCATCTTCCCCAACAGGAAATACcgattctcttcctcctcttagtTCCGGTCCCACTGGGAAAATTCCACTTAAGAATGGACACCCTCTTCATCCAGTCACCGCTGTAACACCTATTTCGGACCACTCCACACCTCCTAACACCTCAACCTTCTCATTACAGCCGCCCTCCTCCAAAGGAGAATCCCCGACCCCTATGTGTGTAGattctccccctctttccctaCCCACCCCTCTTCCAGTCCCTTCCCCAGTGAGCCCTGTTTTTGTGGCTCAGGCTATCACTTCTAAGGCGGTTCCATCTGCCATCACAGCCACGTCATCTGCAAATTTGACGTCTGATGGTACTTCAAATTCGGATGTCACTGACATGGACACtactcctccttctcatgctgtCATGTTCAGATCTCCCCCAGGCCCCGGGGTGAGCTCTCCTTTATTATCCCAGGGCCACTGCAGTAGCAATCAGACACAGACTGCAAAGGTTCCAGTCTCCACCGGCCCATCAACATCGGTGGCCGCCTGCCCCACCCAAGTTCTTAATCAACCCGTCAGCCTCAACATCACCTCTCAGCCCACACAGGGGACCCTGGCGGGGCAACAGCAGACAGGGTTGGTACTTTCCACCACTGGCTTACCCCTCATGAATTCTGGAATCACCGCCACGGCAGTAGGCAGCACCTCTGCAAACTGCA from Zalophus californianus isolate mZalCal1 chromosome 13, mZalCal1.pri.v2, whole genome shotgun sequence includes these protein-coding regions:
- the LOC118356206 gene encoding nuclear pore-associated protein 1-like, whose product is MGNLLCKFRPPPRRRLLPGLFRPRATHACAVAHPGRDHPAVPALAPCPGCGPCQRHRAALTASFHVEPKRRYPIPQAVCSPLGLLPLVNWRDPPKTPVLSVHNSRMFRPSRTVRIPPPGRKWTVLRSLPEPVVEAVKPVPSNHQPPPSSKGMEEKVQAVPREGMEDSVESSGQDDGNRAPQDTPLTSRPLETGGVLSSHQCSPAPVEQSPNPPGDSLGENAQISLVSSPSEGPVVTSSHGPAGDVVPLPKPDTDAVRLSDPSPSCPLLQERLTKEVGAENHGPIQSIPHLPGKETEGDKPSGISSKYSFPPVSATSRPCKRKISMPLFVPLPSPLPLQWGRGELPPPPKLPCIVIDKNLGTLKKTKGQRNKILEDGTETLADCWATQPAPSSSPLASETADSLPPATHAFQVPVPTTDLADLSARPPIPSVPPSSPTGNTDSLPPLSSGPTGKIPLKNGHPLHPVTAVTPISDHSTPPNTSTFSLQPPSSKGESPTPMCVDSPPLSLPTPLPVPSPVSPVFVAQAITSKAVPSAITATSSANLTSDGTSNSDVTDMDTTPPSHAVMFRSPPGPGVSSPLLSQGHCSSNQTQTAKVPVSTGPSTSVAACPTQVLNQPVSLNITSQPTQGTLAGQQQTGLVLSTTGLPLMNSGITATAVGSTSANCNPHSDPDAMDTTPPSQAVIFHSPPQSGASHFPFYSALPGSDNTPPSSSTAVAHNSTQLPAQSAITQTSVSNYSAPGITSQPAFGNQNGQQAGSSYLLGNPGAPTQAIGPTAPVAQLPKDSRMQSGLAGSAFGTTVNYQTAFGDKTGVLPIGVSTTTGSAVATGMPSAGLSSSPLTLTTPGPPVFTGTAAPTGGGSFGFGVSVPGPAHSQASGALNYGAGLNGAPSTTSAPLFGPSQYNMAAAVGGASTVPGFGNMASSTLNPGTWGQPIQNTGGALLGKGNNVPTVGASSVLTTHKCTQGSSKKRKYAPGRNATTTEERNGSRGVSAFPLNRSAKGRPAHNTGGAVVRKDSPAPTVGGSSVPTTRKCTWGSSKRRKPAPGGRATTKVKRDVSRDTRVSPLQNTWGSPGHTTSVAVASTSTNYMLQPTSSSHLPPSTLGPPAQHTGGVKDGNNITPKTGNPGIPALHQRNSGPPDANTGGTAGKDTVSMMAGPWVTSCHQNTRSLPSTKTGGAMGISTTSTTTGNTNGPPCTQTTWSTPNHSTDGSMGDSPMEF